A genomic window from Aestuariirhabdus litorea includes:
- a CDS encoding NADPH-dependent 2,4-dienoyl-CoA reductase, with protein MSDNQYPHMLEPLDLGFTTLRNRVLMGSMHTGLEEAPDGFNRLAAFYAERARGGVGLIVTGGIGPNAEGAVLQGAAKMTTEEESDKHRVITEAVHREGGTICMQILHAGRYAYNPKNIAPSAVQAPINPFKPHELSDEEIEQQIDDFARCSQLAQRAGYDGVEVMGSEGYFINQFIAQQVNQRTDRWGGSYENRIRLPLEIVRRVRAAVGDEFIIIYRLSMLDLVEGGSTWDEIVLLAKELEKAGVTIINTGIGWHEARIPTIATSVPRAAFTGVTAKLKGEVSVPLVTTNRINMPSVAEAVLASGEADMVSMARPFLADAELVIKAEQGREDEINTCIGCNQACLDHTFSGKLTSCLVNPRACNETLLNYPKVEAGKEKRIAVIGAGPAGLAASTIAAERGHQVTLFDSAAEIGGQFNVAKRIPGKEEFYETLRYFKRQIEIHGVELHLNTRVTPEMLREGGYDEVVVATGIQPRTPAIEGVDHPKVMSYLDAILGKKEVGEKVAVVGAGGIGFDVSELLVHKGESSSLDKAAFLKEWGIDPDFIRRGGIEGVNPEFEGAAREVYLLQRKTSKVGANLGKTTGWIHRTNLKKRGVKMISSVSYDKVDDQGLHIRVGDEPQLLPVDTVVICAGQDSLRELYDGLEGSGLSLHLIGGAEVAAELDAKRAIDRGARLAASL; from the coding sequence ATGTCTGACAACCAATACCCCCATATGCTGGAACCGCTTGATCTTGGATTCACTACCCTGCGTAACCGTGTCCTGATGGGCTCCATGCACACCGGTCTCGAAGAGGCGCCCGATGGCTTTAACCGCCTGGCGGCCTTTTATGCGGAGCGTGCCCGCGGTGGTGTCGGCCTGATTGTCACTGGCGGTATCGGACCCAACGCCGAGGGTGCCGTGTTGCAGGGCGCTGCCAAGATGACCACCGAAGAGGAGTCGGACAAGCACCGGGTGATCACCGAGGCGGTTCACCGCGAAGGTGGCACGATCTGCATGCAGATCCTGCACGCCGGCCGCTACGCCTATAACCCGAAGAATATCGCCCCCTCCGCTGTCCAGGCGCCGATCAACCCCTTCAAGCCCCATGAACTGAGCGATGAAGAGATCGAACAGCAGATCGACGACTTCGCCCGCTGCTCGCAGCTGGCCCAGCGTGCCGGATACGATGGCGTAGAGGTGATGGGGTCCGAGGGTTACTTTATTAATCAGTTTATCGCGCAGCAGGTGAATCAGCGTACCGATCGTTGGGGGGGCAGCTACGAAAACCGTATCCGCCTGCCGCTGGAGATTGTGCGTCGCGTACGCGCTGCCGTTGGTGATGAGTTTATTATCATCTACCGCCTTTCCATGCTGGATCTGGTCGAGGGGGGGAGCACCTGGGATGAGATTGTGCTGCTGGCCAAGGAGCTCGAAAAGGCGGGCGTGACCATCATCAATACCGGCATCGGTTGGCATGAGGCGCGGATCCCGACGATTGCAACTTCGGTTCCGCGAGCGGCCTTCACCGGCGTGACGGCCAAGCTCAAGGGTGAAGTCTCCGTCCCCCTGGTGACCACCAACCGTATCAACATGCCGTCGGTGGCCGAAGCAGTTCTCGCTTCCGGTGAGGCCGATATGGTCTCCATGGCGCGTCCCTTCCTGGCGGATGCCGAGTTGGTGATCAAAGCGGAGCAGGGGCGTGAGGATGAGATCAACACCTGTATCGGCTGTAACCAGGCCTGCCTCGATCACACCTTCTCCGGCAAGCTAACCTCCTGTCTGGTAAACCCGCGAGCCTGCAACGAAACCCTGCTTAACTACCCCAAAGTGGAAGCGGGCAAGGAGAAGCGTATTGCGGTGATCGGTGCCGGTCCCGCCGGCCTGGCTGCCTCCACCATTGCCGCCGAGCGCGGACATCAGGTAACCCTGTTTGATTCGGCGGCTGAAATCGGCGGTCAGTTTAATGTTGCCAAGCGTATCCCGGGCAAGGAGGAGTTCTACGAAACCCTGCGCTACTTCAAGCGCCAGATTGAGATTCACGGGGTCGAGTTGCACCTTAACACTCGCGTCACTCCCGAGATGCTGCGTGAAGGGGGGTATGATGAAGTGGTTGTGGCCACCGGTATCCAGCCGCGTACACCGGCCATCGAGGGGGTTGATCACCCCAAGGTAATGAGTTACCTCGATGCCATCCTGGGTAAAAAGGAGGTCGGTGAAAAAGTGGCGGTCGTGGGTGCCGGCGGCATTGGCTTTGATGTCAGCGAATTGTTGGTGCACAAGGGAGAGTCCAGCAGCCTCGACAAGGCGGCCTTCCTGAAAGAGTGGGGGATCGATCCCGACTTTATCCGCCGCGGTGGAATCGAAGGAGTGAATCCCGAGTTTGAGGGGGCTGCGCGTGAGGTCTACCTGCTGCAACGTAAAACCAGCAAAGTGGGGGCTAACCTGGGTAAGACGACCGGCTGGATTCATCGCACCAACCTTAAAAAACGCGGTGTGAAAATGATCAGCAGCGTCAGCTATGACAAGGTGGATGATCAGGGGTTGCATATCCGTGTAGGAGATGAGCCCCAGCTGCTGCCGGTTGATACGGTGGTTATCTGTGCGGGCCAGGATTCGCTGCGCGAGCTTTATGATGGCCTTGAGGGCAGTGGTCTGTCCCTGCACCTGATCGGAGGAGCGGAAGTGGCGGCGGAGCTGGATGCCAAGCGGGCCATCGATCGGGGTGCGCGTCTGGCAGCAAGCCTCTAA
- a CDS encoding chromosome partitioning protein ParA, translating into MGQGNITEAVIFFDQDRVVKEMMYPEFEAVLDGVVAINDFRNQLVNAAFVAIDGGLMIRSVVLFTIDFDEQGNADKDWNIPLQHLASSAGLGPDLGAGPIRLACRSQCPVSWHQSQMWDPDMSPEVNHLVNLKRAAERNSLGILVDRNYVAPVSSVVAPTLSDAPLLDDVPTLDEAFEFDLPSVAAAPAEDTKAIEHRLSKKYQAAHRNKVANLIKQQRLQITTLKNRFKEEMVQRNRHFQEQKGQLEAKLEAQSKEMEVQQRQNQTLKQTMRQQLDEFRRSREELTRQLKSIEDDEGRDLERIKAQYEAEMAQRLQAATAELQEQIEVRDVEMAYRNELDGQLQEELEELRAKVEELSVRQSEDVLGDLSQKGVVFVAYHPGVGHITIPLQDIPRYMSHTMAYVANKCFVSEEQYNLWLRHYEAPSCDARTTDGSRCGARLDRVDSPGMYVDGHSNHCEKHRGLSAVEAVRAGRSAR; encoded by the coding sequence ATGGGGCAGGGCAACATCACAGAGGCGGTAATATTTTTTGACCAGGATCGTGTGGTCAAGGAGATGATGTACCCCGAGTTTGAAGCGGTACTTGATGGCGTTGTCGCCATCAACGATTTTCGAAATCAATTGGTTAATGCGGCTTTCGTCGCCATCGACGGGGGGCTGATGATCCGCTCCGTCGTACTCTTTACCATTGATTTCGATGAGCAGGGCAACGCGGACAAAGACTGGAATATTCCCCTACAGCATCTGGCAAGCTCGGCTGGGCTTGGCCCCGACCTGGGTGCGGGCCCCATTCGGCTTGCCTGTAGAAGTCAGTGTCCGGTGAGCTGGCACCAGTCACAGATGTGGGACCCGGACATGAGTCCCGAGGTCAATCATCTTGTTAACCTGAAACGCGCCGCTGAGCGCAACAGCCTTGGGATACTGGTCGATCGTAACTACGTGGCCCCGGTCTCCTCGGTTGTCGCTCCAACGCTTTCGGATGCTCCGCTACTCGATGACGTGCCGACCCTCGATGAGGCCTTTGAATTCGACCTTCCATCGGTGGCGGCGGCTCCCGCGGAGGACACCAAGGCGATTGAGCATCGCCTTTCCAAGAAGTACCAGGCGGCACATCGTAACAAGGTAGCCAACCTGATCAAGCAGCAGCGACTGCAGATTACGACCCTTAAAAACCGGTTTAAGGAGGAGATGGTCCAGCGTAATCGCCATTTCCAGGAGCAGAAGGGCCAGCTTGAGGCCAAACTCGAAGCGCAGAGCAAGGAGATGGAGGTTCAGCAGCGGCAGAACCAGACGCTCAAACAGACCATGCGCCAGCAGCTGGATGAGTTTCGCCGCAGCAGGGAGGAGCTGACCCGTCAGCTGAAGAGCATTGAAGATGACGAGGGGCGCGACCTCGAGCGAATCAAGGCCCAGTATGAAGCCGAGATGGCCCAGCGCCTGCAGGCGGCTACCGCCGAGCTGCAGGAGCAGATCGAGGTGCGAGATGTTGAAATGGCCTACCGCAACGAGCTTGACGGCCAGCTCCAGGAAGAGCTGGAGGAGCTGAGGGCCAAGGTCGAAGAGTTAAGCGTACGTCAGTCCGAGGATGTGTTGGGTGATCTCTCCCAGAAAGGGGTGGTCTTTGTCGCCTACCATCCCGGGGTGGGGCATATCACCATCCCCCTGCAGGATATTCCCCGTTACATGAGTCACACCATGGCCTACGTTGCCAACAAATGCTTCGTATCGGAGGAGCAGTACAATCTGTGGCTGCGCCATTATGAGGCACCCAGCTGCGACGCCCGCACCACCGATGGCAGTCGCTGCGGGGCTCGCCTGGACCGTGTGGACTCTCCCGGCATGTACGTGGATGGACACTCGAATCACTGCGAGAAACATCGTGGCCTTAGCGCTGTCGAGGCGGTGCGCGCCGGCCGTAGCGCCCGTTAG
- a CDS encoding NAD(+) kinase, whose translation MEQFRNVGVIGRLGGAEVVDTLIRLLEYLDKRDLNIILEQSLVAVLPERNLQSGSYKMLGEVCDLVIVVGGDGSLLGAARELARSNVPVLGVNRGRLGFLTDISPDEIDSLIGEVLDGRYILESRFLLDVQVKRNGEPTGQGSALNDVVLNPGKSARMIEFELYIEGQFVYSQRSDGMIVASPTGSTAYALSAGGPIMHPKLDAMVLVPMFPHTLSSRPIVVDGNSEIKIVIGADNEVFPQVNCDGQEIITTRPGDTVTIHKKPHKLKLIHPLNHNFYEICRSKLGWSSRPGS comes from the coding sequence ATGGAACAGTTCAGAAATGTAGGGGTTATCGGTCGCTTAGGGGGCGCCGAGGTAGTGGATACCCTCATTCGCCTGCTCGAATACCTCGACAAGCGCGACCTCAATATCATCCTTGAGCAGAGCCTGGTCGCGGTACTGCCCGAACGCAACCTTCAAAGCGGCAGTTATAAAATGCTGGGGGAGGTGTGTGATCTGGTGATTGTGGTTGGTGGCGATGGCAGTCTGTTGGGGGCTGCCCGCGAACTGGCCCGCAGTAATGTGCCGGTGCTGGGAGTAAACAGAGGTAGGCTCGGCTTCCTGACCGATATCTCACCCGATGAAATCGACAGCCTGATCGGCGAGGTGCTCGATGGACGCTATATCCTCGAGAGCCGCTTCCTGCTCGATGTGCAGGTCAAGCGCAATGGCGAGCCGACCGGGCAGGGGTCAGCCTTGAACGATGTGGTACTCAACCCCGGTAAGTCGGCTCGCATGATCGAGTTTGAGCTCTACATCGAGGGCCAGTTTGTCTACAGTCAGCGCTCCGATGGAATGATCGTCGCCAGCCCCACCGGCTCTACCGCATATGCGCTCTCCGCCGGTGGCCCCATTATGCACCCCAAGCTGGATGCCATGGTGCTGGTGCCCATGTTCCCCCACACCCTCAGTAGCCGCCCCATCGTGGTCGACGGCAACAGCGAAATCAAGATCGTTATCGGTGCCGATAACGAGGTTTTCCCACAGGTGAACTGCGACGGCCAGGAGATCATCACCACCCGCCCGGGTGACACGGTCACCATTCACAAGAAACCCCACAAGCTCAAGCTGATCCACCCCCTCAACCATAACTTTTACGAGATTTGCCGATCCAAGCTGGGCTGGAGTAGCAGGCCCGGGAGCTGA
- a CDS encoding metallophosphoesterase has product MATRDGAQGFDLVGDIHGCALTLRLLLQKLGYCESGGAYRHPTRHAIFVGDVIDRGPRIREALRLVKAMVDAGEGTLIMGNHEYNALCYCTPAATSTPQTPVFLREHSPRHLRLIGDTLEQYRDYPGEWEEMLQWFLTLPLFLELEAFRVVHACWDPELIAQYLQQYGCNHLDEQRLRESVDKTTLPGRLMDRLTRGLDIRLPDGLSVTSRDGFVRHFFRAHFWSQDPQTYNDVVFQPDPLPEAIAHRRMNDDEKARLFHYAEEQKPLFIGHYWRCGQPRTLTANIACLDYSAVKYGKLVAYRMDGEARLCNSKFVWVDVDLQEPGLPERESDADD; this is encoded by the coding sequence ATGGCAACACGTGATGGGGCCCAGGGCTTTGACCTTGTCGGTGATATCCATGGCTGTGCGCTGACCCTGCGTCTTCTGCTGCAGAAGTTGGGCTACTGCGAGTCAGGGGGAGCCTACCGTCACCCCACCCGGCACGCTATTTTTGTCGGCGATGTCATTGATCGTGGCCCTCGCATCCGTGAGGCGCTCAGGCTGGTCAAGGCGATGGTGGATGCGGGCGAGGGGACGCTGATCATGGGCAACCACGAGTATAATGCCCTCTGCTATTGTACCCCGGCCGCAACCAGTACCCCGCAGACCCCGGTCTTCCTCAGGGAGCACAGCCCACGCCACCTGCGCCTGATCGGGGATACCCTGGAACAGTATCGGGACTATCCCGGCGAGTGGGAGGAGATGCTGCAGTGGTTTCTGACCCTGCCGCTGTTCCTCGAGCTGGAGGCGTTTCGGGTGGTACACGCCTGCTGGGACCCGGAGCTCATCGCACAGTACCTGCAGCAGTACGGCTGCAATCACCTCGACGAGCAGCGCCTGCGGGAGTCGGTCGACAAAACCACACTGCCTGGACGGCTAATGGATCGTTTGACGCGTGGGCTGGATATTCGCCTCCCCGATGGGCTGTCGGTCACCAGTCGTGACGGCTTTGTTCGCCACTTCTTTCGGGCGCATTTCTGGAGCCAGGACCCGCAAACCTACAACGATGTGGTGTTTCAGCCCGACCCCTTGCCGGAGGCGATAGCGCACAGGCGTATGAACGACGATGAGAAGGCGCGCCTGTTTCATTACGCAGAGGAGCAAAAGCCGCTCTTTATCGGCCACTACTGGCGCTGCGGGCAGCCGCGGACCCTGACGGCGAACATCGCCTGCCTGGACTACAGCGCGGTCAAATACGGCAAGCTGGTAGCCTATCGTATGGATGGGGAGGCCCGGTTGTGCAACAGCAAGTTTGTCTGGGTCGACGTTGATCTCCAGGAACCCGGCTTGCCTGAACGGGAGAGCGATGCTGATGATTAG
- a CDS encoding rhomboid family intramembrane serine protease: MIRVLSVEAGRDLTVYSRWLWRSGVAHRIAEESGQQVLWVADQRAVEFARRALEAFENGELEGLEEPPETSLAIESQGLFELLIKHPLTLALIALMSALALLSRFGEDPAWVHWFSFSDFEVVAGYPYFVPLQQSLEAGQWWRLLTPILLHFSALHLVFNMLWLLILGGRIEQARGGWLLLFLVVVVGLVSNVAQYLFSMDHPLFGGFSGVVYGLLGFCWFYSHFCPQAGLAQPRAVIGFMVGWLLLCFTGFVEMVGFGAIANAAHTAGLVSGCGLGAVLGYLHRQRINEESR; this comes from the coding sequence ATGATTAGGGTATTGAGTGTTGAAGCGGGCCGCGACCTGACCGTCTATTCCCGCTGGTTATGGCGCTCCGGAGTGGCCCATCGCATCGCAGAGGAGTCGGGTCAGCAGGTGCTCTGGGTAGCCGATCAGCGGGCGGTGGAGTTTGCACGCCGGGCGCTGGAGGCCTTCGAAAACGGTGAACTGGAGGGGCTCGAGGAGCCCCCGGAAACATCGCTGGCGATTGAGAGCCAGGGGCTGTTTGAGCTATTGATCAAACACCCCCTTACCCTCGCCCTGATCGCCCTTATGAGCGCCCTGGCGCTGCTCAGCCGCTTTGGAGAGGACCCGGCCTGGGTCCACTGGTTCAGTTTCAGCGATTTTGAGGTAGTGGCCGGTTATCCCTACTTTGTCCCCCTGCAGCAAAGCCTTGAAGCGGGACAGTGGTGGCGACTGCTGACGCCTATCCTGCTGCATTTCTCGGCACTGCACCTGGTGTTCAATATGCTCTGGCTGTTGATATTGGGTGGGCGCATCGAGCAGGCACGGGGCGGGTGGTTACTGCTGTTTCTGGTGGTGGTGGTCGGCCTTGTGTCCAACGTCGCCCAGTACCTCTTCTCCATGGATCACCCCCTGTTTGGAGGATTCTCCGGGGTGGTTTACGGTTTGCTGGGGTTCTGCTGGTTCTACAGCCACTTCTGTCCGCAGGCTGGGCTCGCCCAGCCACGAGCCGTGATCGGCTTTATGGTGGGTTGGTTACTGCTCTGTTTCACCGGCTTTGTGGAAATGGTAGGCTTCGGCGCTATCGCCAATGCGGCCCATACAGCGGGTCTGGTCAGCGGCTGTGGGCTGGGCGCTGTGCTCGGCTACCTGCACCGCCAACGCATCAACGAGGAGTCCCGATGA
- a CDS encoding YeaC family protein yields the protein MSFEGMSFKELLANITPEIYRNLRSAVELGKWPDGRRLTPEQRQHCMQAMIAWEQLNLPEEERSGYMEQQCKSQSGQNDAAEIQALNLTRH from the coding sequence ATGAGTTTCGAAGGTATGAGTTTCAAAGAGCTGCTGGCTAATATTACCCCGGAGATCTACCGCAACCTGCGCAGTGCGGTAGAGCTTGGAAAGTGGCCCGATGGGCGGCGCCTGACGCCAGAGCAACGCCAGCACTGTATGCAGGCGATGATCGCCTGGGAGCAGCTGAACCTGCCCGAAGAGGAGCGCTCCGGCTATATGGAGCAGCAGTGCAAGTCCCAGAGCGGCCAAAACGATGCGGCCGAGATCCAGGCGCTGAACCTGACCCGGCACTGA